A region from the Simiduia sp. 21SJ11W-1 genome encodes:
- the rlmN gene encoding 23S rRNA (adenine(2503)-C(2))-methyltransferase RlmN, giving the protein MVEVQEATGAPAKVNLLGLTQSKMEAFFESIGEKRFRAQQVLKWIHQLGVVNFEEMTNISKPLRTKLAEVAEVRFPEVLKQLDSADGTRKFLIKVDGGSAIETVFIPDGERGTLCVSSQIGCSLDCSFCATGKQGFNRDLSAAEIIAQVWIAANSFGQLCVGGPRKVTNVVLMGMGEPLLNFDNVVDAMHLMMHDNCYGISKRRVTLSTSGVVPALDKLGEHTDACLAISLHAPNDALRNELVPINKKYPIAMLLESAQRYIEGLPDSHRKITIEYTLIDQVNDRPEHAHELAELLRDVPVKINLIPFNPFSQSDYKRVSNNALRRFQNILIEAGFIATVRTTRGDDIDAACGQLAGNVNDLTRRAERYRNKMAQQEEAVRIIGQ; this is encoded by the coding sequence ATGGTTGAGGTACAGGAAGCCACAGGCGCGCCCGCAAAAGTGAATTTGCTGGGCCTGACACAGTCGAAAATGGAAGCGTTCTTCGAGTCCATTGGCGAAAAGCGCTTCCGTGCCCAACAGGTATTGAAGTGGATTCATCAGCTAGGTGTGGTCAACTTCGAAGAGATGACCAACATCAGCAAACCTCTGCGCACCAAGCTTGCCGAGGTGGCAGAGGTTCGTTTTCCCGAGGTGCTAAAACAGCTGGATTCCGCTGATGGCACCCGCAAATTTCTGATCAAGGTCGACGGTGGCAGTGCCATCGAAACCGTGTTCATTCCCGATGGCGAGCGCGGCACTTTGTGTGTGTCGTCGCAAATCGGTTGCTCGCTGGATTGCAGCTTTTGTGCAACGGGTAAGCAGGGCTTTAACCGCGACCTCAGTGCCGCTGAAATCATCGCCCAAGTGTGGATTGCCGCCAATTCATTTGGCCAGCTGTGTGTGGGCGGGCCCCGTAAAGTGACCAATGTGGTGCTTATGGGCATGGGCGAGCCCTTGCTTAACTTCGATAACGTAGTGGATGCCATGCACCTGATGATGCACGATAACTGCTACGGTATTTCCAAGCGCCGCGTAACCTTGAGTACCAGCGGGGTTGTGCCAGCGCTGGATAAGCTGGGCGAGCACACAGATGCATGCCTGGCTATTTCCTTGCATGCGCCCAACGATGCGCTGCGCAACGAGCTGGTGCCCATCAATAAAAAGTACCCCATTGCGATGCTGTTGGAGTCGGCCCAGCGTTACATTGAAGGCCTGCCGGACTCGCACCGCAAAATCACCATTGAATACACGTTGATAGACCAGGTAAACGACCGCCCGGAGCATGCCCACGAATTGGCGGAACTTTTGCGTGATGTGCCGGTCAAAATCAACTTAATTCCGTTTAACCCCTTTAGTCAGTCTGACTACAAGCGGGTCAGCAATAATGCACTGCGCCGGTTCCAGAACATTCTGATCGAAGCGGGTTTTATTGCGACGGTGCGCACTACCCGCGGTGATGATATCGACGCTGCCTGCGGGCAGCTGGCAGGCAACGTGAACGATTTGACGCGCCGTGCCGAGCGTTACCGCAATAAAATGGCGCAGCAGGAAGAAGCTGTGCGGATAATCGGCCAGTAA
- the pilW gene encoding type IV pilus biogenesis/stability protein PilW, with protein sequence MSTVKITVLLAILGLMSGCITTMEKDAPKMKPEKALETHIRLGLGYIGENNLDSARFHLNKAAEIKPSDPGVLNGKGLLYQLEGEPGLAEKAFKEALRRDRDFTQARLNYATFLYGKERYQEAYENYEIASEDLNYDRRATALYGLGMAAKKLGRNERALAAFNHSVLLQRNFSASHLELADFYLQQKDYAKAKQHLTAYEVYSRPSARSLWLGIQIERIFGNKDKEASQALSLKSLYPYSQEYLEYKKSQGSR encoded by the coding sequence ATGTCTACTGTTAAGATCACTGTGCTGTTAGCCATCTTGGGCCTGATGTCAGGCTGTATTACAACGATGGAAAAAGATGCGCCGAAAATGAAACCCGAAAAGGCCTTGGAAACCCACATTCGTTTGGGGCTTGGTTACATCGGTGAAAACAATCTGGACTCCGCCCGCTTCCACCTGAATAAAGCCGCAGAAATTAAACCCAGCGACCCGGGTGTGCTGAACGGTAAAGGCTTGTTGTACCAGCTTGAAGGTGAGCCGGGGCTGGCTGAGAAGGCCTTTAAAGAAGCACTTCGTCGCGATCGCGACTTCACCCAGGCGCGGCTCAATTACGCCACCTTCCTGTATGGCAAAGAGCGTTATCAGGAAGCCTATGAAAACTATGAAATTGCCTCTGAAGACCTGAATTACGATCGCCGTGCAACTGCACTTTATGGCCTGGGTATGGCTGCTAAAAAGCTTGGCCGTAACGAACGGGCCCTAGCGGCGTTTAATCACTCGGTGCTCTTGCAGCGTAACTTTTCGGCTTCGCACCTGGAGTTGGCCGATTTTTATTTACAGCAAAAAGATTACGCCAAGGCGAAACAACACTTGACTGCCTACGAAGTCTATAGCCGCCCCAGTGCCCGTAGCCTGTGGCTTGGTATTCAGATTGAACGAATATTTGGCAACAAAGACAAAGAGGCAAGCCAAGCGCTGAGTTTGAAAAGCTTATACCCTTATTCGCAAGAGTATTTGGAATACAAGAAAAGTCAGGGAAGCCGATAA
- a CDS encoding RodZ domain-containing protein has protein sequence MTSETESELTRAECTELSTPGAFLQREREAQKLDEKSVAAKLRITRSKLAALESDSYDQFPGETFIKGYLRAYARLLQLDEAQVLQRYTDYVAAHSEVSQLVAPSRPQGVVSALAGESMKASGGVPKWAAGAVVVAIAFAVAYYFLAPGAPSGQVAKPAVITETDSSSGNAPAHETVEVAADAPAADAFEGDADIPAEGANSGTETNDDASAANAAEQASQAPAVTENSDSDAAPAAAVANHLDARAPDQLALEFTGECWVEISDANGDVLATELQAAGSSLLLKGKAPFNVMLGNARAVTVAINGRPVDASPKGNNRALRFVVSAAL, from the coding sequence ATGACATCTGAGACGGAATCAGAGTTAACCCGTGCAGAGTGCACAGAGCTCTCTACGCCGGGTGCCTTTTTGCAGCGAGAGCGCGAAGCGCAAAAGCTGGATGAGAAAAGTGTGGCGGCGAAGCTGCGCATTACGCGCTCGAAGCTTGCCGCACTGGAATCAGACAGCTACGACCAATTTCCCGGTGAAACTTTTATCAAGGGGTATTTGCGTGCATACGCACGGTTGCTGCAACTTGATGAGGCGCAAGTGTTGCAACGCTACACCGATTATGTGGCGGCTCACTCTGAGGTAAGCCAGCTGGTCGCGCCTTCGCGCCCGCAAGGTGTGGTGTCTGCTTTGGCCGGAGAGAGTATGAAGGCATCTGGCGGTGTGCCCAAATGGGCGGCCGGTGCTGTGGTGGTCGCGATTGCGTTTGCTGTGGCTTACTACTTCCTGGCTCCCGGCGCACCCTCAGGGCAGGTAGCAAAGCCCGCTGTGATCACCGAGACAGACAGCAGCTCAGGCAATGCGCCAGCGCATGAAACTGTAGAGGTTGCAGCCGACGCACCGGCGGCAGACGCCTTCGAAGGTGACGCGGACATACCCGCTGAAGGTGCCAACAGTGGTACTGAAACCAATGATGATGCCAGCGCTGCAAATGCAGCTGAGCAGGCAAGCCAGGCACCGGCAGTGACAGAGAATTCTGATTCTGATGCGGCACCAGCGGCGGCAGTTGCCAATCATTTGGATGCGCGCGCCCCTGATCAGCTGGCGCTCGAATTTACCGGTGAATGTTGGGTGGAGATCAGCGATGCCAATGGTGATGTGCTGGCCACCGAACTACAAGCCGCTGGCAGCTCGCTGCTGCTTAAAGGCAAGGCACCATTTAATGTCATGCTGGGCAACGCCCGAGCCGTGACAGTGGCTATTAATGGCCGCCCGGTGGATGCTTCCCCCAAGGGTAATAATCGCGCGTTGCGCTTCGTTGTTAGCGCTGCGCTTTAA
- the ispG gene encoding flavodoxin-dependent (E)-4-hydroxy-3-methylbut-2-enyl-diphosphate synthase — protein MHFESPIKRRKSRQIMVGKVPVGGDAPISVQSMTNTETTDVAATVGQIQRLANAGADIVRVSVPSMEAAEAFGLIRAQSPVPLVADIHFDYRIALRVADLGVDCLRINPGNIGREKRVEAVISKAKDLGIPIRIGVNAGSLEKDLQKKYGEPTPDALVESAMRHVDFLDRYNYPDFKVSVKASDVFMAVAAYRKLATQIEQPLHLGITEAGGLRSGTVKSSIGLGMLLMDGIGDTIRVSLAADPVEEVKVGWDMLKSLKLRAKGINFIACPSCSRQNFDVIKTMNELEMRLEDITTPMDVAVIGCVVNGPGEAKEADIGLAGGTPNNLVYVDGQPSTKLKAENLVEELEALIRAKAAAKARADESIIAKA, from the coding sequence ATGCATTTCGAATCGCCAATAAAGCGTAGAAAGTCTCGCCAGATAATGGTGGGCAAGGTCCCGGTTGGGGGCGATGCGCCCATCTCTGTGCAGAGCATGACCAACACAGAGACAACCGACGTTGCCGCAACCGTTGGCCAGATTCAGCGGTTGGCCAATGCCGGCGCCGACATAGTGCGCGTATCGGTGCCCTCCATGGAGGCGGCCGAAGCATTTGGTTTGATTCGCGCGCAATCACCGGTGCCGTTGGTGGCAGACATCCACTTCGATTACCGCATTGCTTTGCGCGTGGCCGACTTGGGCGTTGATTGCCTGCGCATTAATCCGGGTAATATCGGCCGCGAAAAACGTGTAGAGGCGGTGATAAGCAAGGCCAAAGATTTGGGGATTCCCATTCGCATTGGTGTAAACGCAGGCTCTCTGGAAAAAGATTTACAAAAGAAATACGGCGAACCCACGCCCGATGCGCTGGTTGAATCCGCCATGCGCCATGTGGATTTTCTGGATCGCTATAACTACCCGGATTTTAAAGTCAGCGTAAAAGCTTCTGACGTTTTCATGGCAGTGGCCGCCTATCGCAAGCTCGCTACCCAAATTGAACAGCCGCTGCATTTGGGTATTACCGAAGCCGGTGGTTTGCGCTCGGGCACGGTGAAGTCATCCATTGGCCTTGGCATGCTGTTGATGGACGGTATTGGCGATACCATCCGCGTGTCGCTCGCGGCAGACCCGGTGGAAGAGGTGAAGGTGGGCTGGGATATGCTCAAAAGCCTCAAGCTGCGCGCCAAGGGCATTAATTTTATCGCCTGCCCCAGCTGCTCGCGCCAAAATTTCGATGTCATTAAAACCATGAACGAGCTGGAGATGCGTCTGGAAGACATCACCACGCCCATGGATGTTGCGGTAATCGGTTGTGTGGTAAACGGCCCGGGCGAAGCGAAAGAGGCAGATATAGGCTTGGCAGGCGGTACGCCCAACAATCTGGTGTACGTTGATGGCCAGCCCAGCACCAAGCTTAAAGCCGAAAACCTGGTAGAAGAGCTGGAGGCGCTGATTCGCGCCAAAGCGGCGGCGAAAGCCCGCGCCGATGAATCCATTATTGCCAAGGCATAA
- the hisS gene encoding histidine--tRNA ligase has translation MKKIQAIRGMNDLLPGQSGRWQYLEGVVSDLLRRYHYQEIRFPILEQTELFKRSIGEVTDIVEKEMYTFADRNDESVTLRPEGTACCVRACEEHGLLYNQTQKLWYAGPMFRYEKPQKGRLRQFHQIGVEAFGMATPDVDAELLILTARLWRELGISDAVTLQINSLGVPEARAAYREALVAYLSGHRDALDEDSLRRLESNPLRVLDSKDPNTQALLADAPRLGDYLDDESRQHFEQVCALLTAAGVPFEVNERLVRGLDYYTKTVFEWVTDKLGAQGTVCAGGRYDGLVEQLGGRATPAVGFAMGIERLILLLEALDCVPEAATQLPDVYIVAVGDVSAASLALAEALRNALPYLAVQTHCGGGSFKSQMKKADKSGAPIALILGEDEVKAGQIGVKFLREQAEQQTLDQAATIELLKSL, from the coding sequence GTGAAAAAAATTCAAGCCATTCGTGGCATGAACGATTTGTTGCCCGGCCAGTCCGGCCGCTGGCAATACCTTGAGGGTGTGGTGAGTGATCTGCTGCGCCGCTATCACTATCAGGAAATCCGCTTCCCTATTTTGGAGCAAACCGAGCTTTTTAAGCGCTCTATTGGCGAAGTGACAGACATCGTTGAAAAAGAGATGTACACCTTCGCCGATCGCAACGATGAAAGCGTCACGCTGCGCCCTGAGGGCACCGCTTGTTGCGTGCGCGCCTGTGAAGAGCACGGGCTGCTGTATAACCAAACCCAAAAGCTCTGGTATGCAGGCCCCATGTTTCGCTATGAAAAGCCCCAAAAAGGCCGCCTGCGCCAGTTCCATCAAATCGGCGTTGAAGCCTTCGGCATGGCCACGCCCGATGTTGACGCCGAGCTACTCATTTTAACGGCCAGGCTTTGGCGCGAATTGGGTATCAGTGATGCAGTAACGCTGCAAATCAACAGCCTGGGCGTGCCAGAAGCCCGCGCGGCCTACCGCGAGGCATTGGTGGCCTATCTGTCAGGCCACCGCGATGCACTCGATGAAGACAGCTTGCGCCGCTTGGAAAGCAATCCGCTGCGCGTATTAGACAGCAAAGATCCGAACACCCAGGCACTGCTGGCAGACGCCCCGCGCCTTGGCGACTACCTGGATGATGAATCCAGGCAGCATTTCGAGCAGGTTTGTGCGCTACTTACCGCCGCCGGCGTGCCCTTTGAGGTGAATGAGCGACTGGTGCGCGGGCTGGATTACTACACCAAAACCGTATTTGAATGGGTTACCGATAAGCTTGGGGCTCAGGGTACCGTGTGCGCCGGGGGGCGTTACGACGGCCTCGTAGAGCAATTGGGCGGCCGGGCTACGCCTGCGGTGGGCTTCGCCATGGGCATAGAACGCCTGATTTTATTGCTAGAGGCGCTCGATTGTGTGCCAGAGGCTGCCACTCAGCTGCCAGACGTGTATATTGTCGCCGTTGGCGATGTAAGCGCTGCAAGCCTTGCCCTGGCAGAAGCTCTGCGCAATGCGCTGCCATACCTTGCCGTGCAAACGCATTGTGGTGGCGGCAGCTTTAAGAGCCAGATGAAAAAGGCCGATAAAAGCGGCGCGCCCATTGCCCTGATTCTGGGTGAAGATGAAGTAAAGGCCGGGCAAATTGGCGTTAAATTCCTGCGCGAGCAAGCCGAACAGCAAACGCTGGATCAGGCGGCAACCATCGAATTACTTAAATCGCTGTAA
- a CDS encoding tetratricopeptide repeat protein, giving the protein MSAHLTEEEQIEALKRWWDENGKSLVVAVVLGVGGYMGFNAWQDQRQASAELASSQFEDITELLTAEPQLSDDNAATVSHLASGLKAEHADTLYGINAALLLAKQAIDKGELAQAEAELRWALEQSEAENVSHLVRVRLARVLVAQEKADEALALVNVEEQGAFGSLYAEVKGDAYVAQSENAKAALAYEAALAGLGAQDMARANQIRMKLNSVQASAVNTEEKGA; this is encoded by the coding sequence GTGTCTGCGCATTTAACAGAAGAAGAACAGATTGAAGCCCTCAAGCGTTGGTGGGATGAAAACGGTAAATCCTTGGTGGTTGCTGTAGTCCTGGGTGTGGGCGGCTACATGGGCTTTAACGCCTGGCAAGACCAGCGTCAGGCCAGCGCCGAGCTTGCGTCCAGTCAGTTTGAAGATATTACCGAGCTCCTCACCGCCGAGCCCCAGCTGTCGGATGACAATGCCGCCACAGTAAGCCATCTGGCGAGCGGATTAAAAGCCGAGCACGCAGACACTCTGTACGGCATTAACGCCGCCTTGCTTTTGGCAAAGCAAGCCATCGACAAGGGCGAACTTGCCCAAGCCGAGGCGGAATTGCGTTGGGCGCTTGAGCAATCAGAGGCTGAAAACGTGAGCCACTTGGTGCGTGTGCGTTTGGCGCGCGTGCTGGTAGCGCAAGAGAAAGCGGATGAAGCCTTGGCGCTGGTTAACGTTGAGGAGCAGGGCGCCTTTGGTTCTTTGTATGCCGAAGTTAAGGGTGATGCCTATGTTGCCCAAAGCGAGAACGCAAAAGCCGCACTCGCCTATGAGGCCGCTCTGGCGGGCCTTGGCGCTCAGGATATGGCCCGTGCCAACCAAATTCGTATGAAGTTAAACAGCGTACAAGCAAGCGCTGTGAACACCGAAGAAAAGGGTGCCTAA
- the bamB gene encoding outer membrane protein assembly factor BamB, with protein sequence MKHVAALLAVLLLGACASTDEIDIEPKELEDFSAKVKIKEVWSRDIGAGQDDRYTRLVPAVYGSSIYAVDIEGEVVAMDKSNGDVQWRVSLVDQLSEDEASWWSSEVPVAVSAGVTANAERLLIGTYKGEVIALNRADGAELWRARLSSEVLAEPVESMGVVVALTNDGKLYGIDAQTGAEKWMFESVQPVLTLRGTSAPIVKGDVVYAGFDNGKVYAFEIDTGLIQWEQRVAIPKGKTELERIVDIDGTPLLAGEILLAVSFQGRLVAFSSATGRPLWAEDASSVQGPAADYGQVYISGESDKVQAFSLANGVSLWENTDLLRRKLSPPVAWGDYVGVADYEGYLHLLTRDAGQMAARTRVDSDGVRAPMLVDGDTLYVLGSGGELSALKLKPL encoded by the coding sequence ATGAAGCACGTAGCGGCGTTGTTGGCTGTATTGCTGTTAGGTGCCTGCGCATCAACAGATGAAATTGATATCGAGCCAAAAGAGCTTGAGGACTTTTCAGCCAAGGTAAAAATTAAAGAGGTTTGGTCGCGTGATATCGGTGCTGGCCAAGATGATCGCTATACCCGCTTGGTGCCGGCCGTGTACGGCAGCAGCATTTACGCTGTAGATATCGAAGGCGAAGTGGTTGCCATGGATAAATCCAATGGCGATGTGCAATGGCGGGTTTCTTTGGTTGATCAGCTCAGCGAAGACGAAGCCAGTTGGTGGTCGTCAGAGGTGCCGGTTGCCGTGAGTGCCGGTGTTACTGCAAATGCTGAGCGCCTGCTGATTGGCACTTACAAGGGTGAGGTGATTGCGCTTAACCGTGCAGACGGTGCAGAACTCTGGCGCGCGCGGTTAAGCTCTGAAGTCTTGGCTGAGCCTGTGGAGTCTATGGGTGTGGTGGTAGCACTTACCAACGACGGCAAGCTCTACGGTATAGATGCCCAAACCGGCGCTGAAAAGTGGATGTTCGAAAGCGTGCAGCCTGTGCTTACGTTGCGCGGCACCAGCGCGCCTATCGTGAAAGGCGATGTGGTGTATGCAGGTTTTGATAACGGCAAAGTGTACGCCTTTGAAATTGATACAGGGTTGATTCAGTGGGAGCAGCGCGTTGCAATCCCCAAGGGTAAAACCGAACTCGAGCGCATTGTTGATATCGACGGCACTCCGCTGCTCGCCGGTGAAATTTTGCTGGCTGTGAGTTTTCAGGGCCGCTTGGTTGCCTTCTCTAGCGCCACTGGCCGCCCGCTATGGGCTGAAGATGCAAGCTCCGTTCAGGGGCCTGCCGCTGACTATGGGCAGGTGTATATTTCCGGTGAGAGCGACAAGGTGCAGGCCTTTTCATTGGCCAACGGGGTAAGCCTGTGGGAGAACACCGATTTGCTGCGCCGAAAGCTCTCGCCCCCGGTGGCCTGGGGTGACTATGTAGGCGTTGCCGACTATGAAGGTTATTTACACCTGTTAACCCGCGATGCAGGGCAAATGGCCGCACGCACTCGGGTTGATAGCGACGGTGTTAGAGCCCCCATGTTGGTTGATGGCGATACCCTGTATGTTTTGGGCAGTGGCGGGGAGCTCAGCGCGCTGAAACTCAAGCCGCTCTAA
- the der gene encoding ribosome biogenesis GTPase Der, producing MIPVIALVGRPNVGKSTLFNCLTRSRDALVADYAGLTRDRKYGEGEFQGRKFMVIDTGGISGEEEGIDSAMAGQSLQAIEEADAVMFLVDCKAGLNPADEMIANHLRMRSKPTFVVANKVDGTNPDIALAPFYEMGLGELFPTTATHRKGVKGLMERVMGDFPESEAEAEEAPRGIKIAVVGRPNVGKSTLVNRLLGEDRVVVYDQPGTTRDSIYINYERHGANYTLIDTAGIRRRKNVKETVEKFSIVKTLQAIEDANVVVLMADASEGIVEQDLHLMGHTIDAGRALVIALNKWDGLEEGHKEYVKNELERRLRFIDFADIHYISAKHGTGVGHLYESIEKAFQAATEKFSTNFLTRLLQDAVREHQPPIVRGHRIKLRYAHPGGHNPPIIVVHGNQTGELPAAYVRYLEKMFRRALDLHGTPIRLEFKSSENPFGDKAKPATRRRDGKLQTGKRPHGENRKAYQARKGNAAKPAGKPAPKAAGSKGAPSKGAAGKPGAKARPTHRTKPSGGKKV from the coding sequence ATGATTCCTGTTATTGCCCTGGTAGGGCGCCCAAATGTGGGCAAATCCACACTGTTTAACTGCCTAACCCGCTCGCGCGATGCCCTGGTGGCTGACTACGCCGGGCTCACCCGTGATCGGAAATACGGTGAGGGGGAGTTTCAGGGGCGTAAATTCATGGTGATCGACACCGGCGGTATCAGCGGTGAAGAGGAGGGCATTGATAGCGCAATGGCGGGCCAATCCCTGCAAGCCATTGAAGAGGCTGATGCCGTCATGTTCCTTGTAGACTGTAAAGCAGGCCTGAATCCAGCCGATGAGATGATAGCCAATCACCTGCGCATGCGCAGCAAGCCCACCTTCGTGGTGGCTAACAAGGTGGATGGCACCAACCCAGATATCGCACTGGCGCCCTTTTATGAAATGGGCTTGGGCGAGCTGTTCCCCACCACTGCCACTCACCGCAAGGGTGTTAAAGGGTTGATGGAGCGGGTGATGGGTGATTTCCCTGAATCCGAGGCCGAGGCTGAAGAAGCGCCCCGCGGCATCAAGATCGCTGTAGTAGGTCGCCCCAACGTGGGTAAGTCTACGCTGGTCAACCGGCTGTTGGGTGAAGACCGGGTGGTGGTCTACGATCAGCCTGGCACCACGCGCGATAGTATATACATCAATTACGAACGCCACGGTGCCAACTACACCCTTATCGACACTGCCGGTATCCGGCGCCGCAAAAACGTAAAGGAAACCGTTGAAAAGTTTTCCATTGTGAAAACACTGCAAGCCATTGAAGACGCCAACGTTGTGGTGCTTATGGCCGATGCCAGTGAGGGCATTGTCGAGCAGGATTTACACTTAATGGGCCACACCATAGATGCCGGCCGGGCTCTGGTTATTGCTTTGAATAAGTGGGATGGCCTGGAAGAAGGCCACAAAGAGTACGTTAAAAACGAATTGGAGCGCCGCTTGCGCTTTATTGATTTTGCAGACATCCACTACATTTCGGCAAAACACGGCACCGGCGTGGGGCACCTGTATGAATCTATCGAGAAGGCTTTTCAGGCAGCCACTGAAAAGTTTTCTACTAATTTCCTGACGCGTTTGCTGCAAGATGCCGTGCGTGAGCATCAACCGCCCATTGTGCGCGGGCATCGCATCAAATTGCGTTACGCGCATCCTGGTGGCCACAACCCACCGATTATTGTGGTGCACGGCAATCAGACAGGCGAGCTGCCTGCAGCTTATGTGCGCTACCTGGAAAAAATGTTCCGCCGCGCCCTTGATCTACATGGCACGCCTATTCGCCTGGAGTTTAAATCCAGCGAAAACCCCTTTGGCGATAAAGCCAAGCCCGCAACCCGCAGGCGCGATGGCAAGCTACAAACAGGTAAGCGCCCCCATGGGGAAAACCGCAAGGCCTATCAGGCACGCAAGGGCAACGCGGCAAAACCAGCAGGCAAGCCTGCGCCCAAGGCCGCCGGATCAAAAGGCGCGCCTTCCAAAGGTGCGGCTGGCAAGCCAGGTGCGAAAGCCCGGCCCACGCATCGCACCAAGCCCTCTGGCGGCAAGAAGGTTTAG
- a CDS encoding cation:proton antiporter family protein — MESLIILAAFAFGFGARQIGQPPLVGYLIAGFALGRLGFESTDAITTIADTGIALMLFIIGLKLDLKSLFKPEIYRSTIQHGLVFGAVTFAFVLFLGVLGLPLVSDVTWEQATLIAFALSFSSTVCAVAMLEERGEFRVRHGQLAVGILIVQDIIAVLFLTVSTGKIPSLWALLLPLLFFARPLFSYILKASGHDEILILSGIILTFAGSLLFELVGMKADLGALIFGMLLSGDKKSGELAKSMISFKDIFLIGFFLNIGLSASPTLEMLGIALLLCLLLPLKGMAFVYILSRYKMRVRTALLAGLALTQYSEFGLIVATLSLQLGWLSEDWLATLAIAVSLSFALSTLVNNRSHTLYSRFKDRLKRFERDLVTDDDPQCPARSVDVLIVGMGRVGSGAYDTIVSQYNLKVCGVDTDKKKIEKHTASGRKVIYGDAEDADFWEGLKNTRYKLVMFTMPSLSEMIDAVNQLRASGYQGKVAAVAKYDDEREAMKRAGANVVFNYYAQAGAGFAEHTLSNVMDILPEKPATQAG; from the coding sequence ATGGAAAGCCTTATCATTCTTGCAGCCTTCGCTTTTGGTTTTGGAGCACGGCAAATCGGCCAACCACCTTTGGTTGGCTATTTGATTGCCGGTTTTGCACTGGGCCGCCTGGGCTTTGAATCCACCGATGCCATTACCACCATTGCCGACACCGGCATTGCGTTAATGTTGTTCATCATCGGCTTGAAGCTAGATTTGAAAAGCTTGTTCAAACCTGAAATTTACCGCTCAACCATTCAGCACGGTCTGGTATTTGGCGCGGTCACCTTCGCGTTTGTGCTATTTCTAGGCGTACTTGGGCTGCCTTTGGTGAGTGATGTAACCTGGGAGCAAGCCACCCTTATTGCCTTTGCCTTGAGCTTCAGCTCTACCGTATGCGCCGTTGCAATGCTGGAAGAACGAGGCGAGTTTCGCGTACGTCACGGGCAGCTGGCTGTGGGCATACTCATTGTTCAGGATATTATCGCGGTACTTTTCTTAACAGTTTCCACCGGCAAAATTCCTTCCTTGTGGGCCCTGCTCTTACCACTGCTATTTTTCGCCCGGCCATTATTTAGCTACATTCTCAAAGCCAGCGGCCACGATGAAATACTGATTCTTTCCGGCATCATCCTAACCTTTGCGGGCAGCCTGTTATTCGAACTTGTGGGCATGAAAGCGGATTTGGGCGCACTGATTTTCGGCATGCTCCTAAGCGGAGACAAAAAGTCTGGCGAACTTGCCAAGTCTATGATCAGCTTTAAAGACATCTTCCTGATTGGCTTTTTCCTGAATATTGGCCTCTCTGCCAGCCCGACCTTGGAAATGTTAGGCATCGCGCTACTGCTTTGCTTACTGCTCCCGCTTAAAGGTATGGCCTTTGTTTATATCTTGTCGCGCTACAAAATGCGTGTACGTACCGCGTTACTGGCAGGCCTCGCCCTTACCCAATACAGCGAATTCGGCCTGATTGTAGCCACTTTGTCACTGCAACTTGGCTGGCTAAGCGAAGATTGGCTAGCCACACTCGCGATTGCCGTGTCTCTGTCTTTTGCACTCTCGACACTTGTTAATAACCGCTCACATACGCTATACAGCCGATTCAAAGACAGGCTGAAACGTTTTGAGCGAGATCTCGTAACCGACGACGATCCGCAATGCCCCGCACGCTCGGTTGATGTACTCATAGTCGGCATGGGCCGAGTGGGATCGGGTGCTTACGATACGATTGTTTCGCAATACAACCTGAAAGTGTGTGGCGTAGATACAGATAAAAAGAAAATTGAAAAGCACACAGCTTCCGGCAGAAAAGTAATTTATGGCGATGCAGAAGATGCCGACTTCTGGGAAGGGCTAAAGAATACCCGCTACAAACTCGTGATGTTTACCATGCCGTCACTGTCTGAAATGATTGATGCAGTAAATCAGCTCCGCGCATCAGGTTATCAAGGCAAAGTTGCCGCAGTAGCAAAGTACGACGATGAACGCGAAGCAATGAAGCGGGCCGGGGCAAATGTTGTATTCAACTACTACGCACAGGCGGGTGCAGGTTTTGCCGAACACACGCTATCGAATGTGATGGATATTCTCCCCGAGAAACCCGCTACCCAAGCAGGGTGA